A window of the Streptomyces griseochromogenes genome harbors these coding sequences:
- a CDS encoding ATP-binding protein — protein sequence MTAFEGRLIGRATELAELSRLAESTLAGEGQAVFVVGEAGLGKTSVLEQAAANAERMGIRVLRASAQNLELPRPFAVVSSCLRLEESPSDAPRARAAEVLRGEARYGLPGATSEAAGAYAATIEAVLGLVEDMCTHGPLALFLDDLQWADEASVAALRELVRSVHQLPLLVVGAYRPAPGAGEVDHLSRSPIAGNRTLLELTPLDTRAVAALLADLCGQEAGPRLRRMAEGAAGNPLYLTELIAALRREDAIETGGAQAETAPGCSLPPLTALVTHRFRRLRADVLQALRVASVLGTGCTTAELAAVMDIPVRDLLTVMAEAEASGVLRDTGPCLRFRHELIRHALYDTVPESVRAMLHGRAARCLAEAGAAPERVAEHLLNGIPSPDFLITWLEGSAARLTTRAPSMALRLLATALELGDPTDAGYGNLRLYHAIAQLSCGHLAEAEESARRALAKAAEPGLACLMRWVVVQAAFARGRPDLALAEARAGYRSTDVPAIEKVRLQAFGAVCLFALGDLREAGVVAARARRAADRAGDSSALANALYVLAAKRFIETPDAEAVELARQASRLTPDTMHPSQWAGLQLALANCYADLDLGHDARRALAAVRRPAEHIGGMYLPWYHLSCALLTFHTGHWDDALAEIEAGLNRGGRSAMSRALRALAAVIAVHRGRRPLAEAHLTAAVPEPDHATVAAFYEYLPLCAGVLLDEAQGDAGRACSRLAEAFDNGVGHLPGQLILSFLTPDLVRLALAQGNRAKAQLYTAAAQQRAEHSGGLYHLGDAYRCQGLLSEEPDLLLEAVRCYRNAPRPLNAALACTDAAEILARRGQLDDARVLLDQALDTFAQLGAVWDAARATSRLRAVAVRRGSQRPRTGVRDGWEALTHTERLVAEHVAEGCSNPEIAARLSIARSTVSTHVSSILRKLAMTSRVEIAAEVTRRQRSGRPPSQD from the coding sequence ATGACTGCTTTCGAAGGTCGTCTTATCGGCCGTGCGACTGAGCTGGCAGAACTGTCCAGGTTGGCGGAGTCCACGCTCGCGGGCGAGGGACAGGCCGTGTTCGTCGTCGGTGAGGCCGGTCTCGGGAAGACCTCGGTGCTTGAGCAGGCCGCCGCGAACGCCGAGCGCATGGGCATACGGGTGCTGCGCGCAAGCGCCCAGAACCTGGAACTGCCACGCCCGTTCGCGGTCGTCTCAAGCTGCTTGAGGCTGGAGGAGTCCCCCTCGGATGCCCCGCGGGCCCGGGCCGCCGAGGTCCTGCGGGGCGAGGCCCGCTATGGGCTTCCGGGCGCCACGAGCGAGGCGGCGGGGGCATATGCCGCGACCATCGAGGCAGTGCTCGGGCTGGTCGAGGACATGTGTACGCACGGGCCGCTGGCACTGTTCCTCGACGACCTTCAATGGGCGGACGAGGCAAGCGTGGCGGCGCTGCGTGAGCTGGTGCGTTCGGTGCATCAACTGCCGCTCCTGGTGGTGGGCGCCTACCGGCCTGCTCCCGGAGCCGGGGAAGTCGACCATCTGTCACGGAGCCCGATCGCCGGCAACCGCACCCTGCTGGAGCTGACACCACTCGACACGCGGGCCGTGGCGGCGCTGCTGGCGGATCTGTGCGGCCAGGAGGCCGGCCCGCGCCTGCGGCGCATGGCCGAGGGAGCCGCCGGCAATCCGCTGTACCTCACCGAGTTGATCGCCGCGCTGAGGCGCGAGGATGCCATCGAGACCGGCGGGGCGCAGGCGGAGACCGCCCCCGGCTGCTCGCTGCCGCCGCTGACCGCGCTGGTGACGCACCGGTTCCGTCGTCTGCGTGCTGACGTGCTGCAGGCGCTGCGCGTCGCCTCCGTACTGGGCACCGGCTGCACCACCGCCGAACTCGCCGCGGTCATGGACATACCGGTGCGTGACTTGCTGACCGTCATGGCGGAGGCCGAGGCATCCGGGGTGCTGAGGGACACCGGCCCATGCCTGCGCTTCCGCCATGAGCTGATCCGTCACGCCCTGTACGACACCGTGCCGGAGTCGGTCCGGGCCATGCTGCATGGAAGAGCGGCACGGTGTCTTGCCGAGGCCGGGGCGGCACCTGAACGCGTTGCCGAGCACCTGCTCAACGGGATACCGAGCCCGGACTTCCTGATCACCTGGCTGGAAGGATCCGCGGCACGGCTCACCACGCGTGCGCCGTCGATGGCTCTGCGGCTGCTGGCCACGGCGCTGGAACTCGGCGACCCCACGGACGCGGGGTATGGCAATCTCCGCCTGTACCACGCCATCGCGCAGCTCTCCTGCGGTCACCTCGCCGAGGCGGAGGAGAGTGCCCGTCGCGCCCTGGCCAAGGCGGCTGAGCCCGGGTTGGCATGCCTGATGCGCTGGGTCGTCGTTCAGGCCGCGTTCGCCCGCGGCCGGCCCGATCTGGCGCTGGCCGAGGCGCGGGCCGGATACCGGAGCACGGACGTACCGGCGATCGAGAAAGTGCGGCTCCAGGCGTTCGGCGCGGTATGCCTCTTCGCGCTGGGCGACCTCCGCGAAGCCGGCGTGGTCGCCGCACGTGCGCGGCGTGCCGCCGACCGGGCCGGTGACAGCTCCGCCCTGGCCAACGCCCTGTACGTGTTGGCGGCCAAGCGGTTCATCGAGACGCCTGACGCCGAAGCGGTCGAACTGGCGCGGCAGGCGTCCCGTCTCACACCCGACACGATGCACCCGTCGCAGTGGGCGGGGCTGCAACTCGCCCTGGCCAACTGCTACGCCGATCTCGATCTCGGTCACGACGCCCGGCGAGCCCTCGCCGCCGTACGAAGACCGGCGGAGCACATCGGAGGGATGTACCTGCCCTGGTACCACCTGTCCTGCGCGCTCCTCACGTTCCATACGGGTCACTGGGACGATGCCCTGGCGGAGATCGAAGCAGGCCTCAACCGCGGAGGCCGGAGCGCGATGAGCCGGGCGCTGCGGGCACTTGCAGCGGTGATCGCCGTGCACAGAGGACGGCGCCCGCTCGCCGAAGCGCACCTGACCGCCGCGGTGCCCGAGCCCGACCATGCGACGGTCGCCGCCTTCTACGAGTACCTGCCGTTGTGCGCGGGCGTCCTTCTGGACGAAGCCCAGGGCGATGCCGGGCGCGCCTGCTCCCGGCTCGCCGAGGCGTTCGACAACGGCGTCGGCCATCTGCCGGGTCAGCTGATCCTGAGCTTCCTGACGCCTGATCTGGTCCGCCTCGCCCTGGCCCAGGGGAACCGCGCGAAGGCACAGCTGTACACCGCCGCCGCGCAGCAGCGGGCCGAACACAGCGGCGGCCTCTATCACCTCGGTGATGCCTACCGGTGTCAAGGTCTGCTGAGCGAGGAGCCCGATCTGCTCCTGGAAGCGGTCCGCTGCTACCGCAACGCTCCGCGGCCGCTCAATGCGGCACTTGCCTGTACCGACGCCGCGGAAATACTGGCACGCAGAGGGCAACTGGACGATGCCCGCGTCCTGCTCGACCAGGCGCTGGACACCTTTGCGCAGCTGGGCGCGGTCTGGGACGCGGCACGGGCGACGTCCCGTCTGCGAGCCGTCGCCGTCCGGCGGGGCTCACAGCGGCCCCGGACCGGCGTTCGCGACGGCTGGGAGGCCCTCACCCACACCGAACGCCTGGTTGCGGAGCACGTGGCCGAAGGATGCTCCAATCCCGAGATCGCGGCACGGCTGTCCATCGCCCGAAGTACCGTCAGCACCCATGTGTCCAGCATCCTCAGAAAGCTGGCGATGACCTCGCGGGTCGAAATCGCCGCGGAGGTGACCCGCCGGCAGAGGTCCGGGCGGCCGCCTTCGCAGGACTGA
- a CDS encoding xylulokinase yields the protein MGIVAGLDSSPDFTRIVVCDADTGAVLRQGYAPHPVEAPDGGGARPSDVDPQAWLLSLGEAAGGGLLEGVQAIGVSAQQNALIPLDAQGNTVRPAMVGGDKRAQVAAADLVDALGGREAWAQAVGCVPQAAQPVTKLRWLAKSEPENALRTATLLQAHDWLVWQLLGRPVRRTTDRGGASGTGYWSAATGGYRPDLVELALGHQAMLPEVIGPSDAAGTTPEGLLISAGTGETMAAAFGLGIGLGDAVVSLGASGSVMAVHPEALADQSGMITSLADATGMHLPVVTTLNAVRTLRGAAELLGLPDLESLSDLAMKSTPGSHGLVLLPYLEGERTPHLPHTAGTLAGLRRESMKPEHLARAAFEGMLCGLADALDVLRGRGVDVRRIFLLGPAAELTAVQAAAPSLFGVQVVVPQPADYAAIGAARQAAWALGVSQGTLDPRNPPAWQGAAAQVLEPGDDLAVGQAVRQQFVAVREQTHPGAFRV from the coding sequence ATGGGGATAGTCGCCGGGTTGGACAGCTCGCCCGATTTCACGCGCATCGTCGTCTGTGACGCAGACACGGGGGCCGTGCTCCGCCAGGGGTACGCCCCGCACCCGGTCGAGGCGCCGGACGGCGGTGGCGCGCGCCCCAGCGACGTGGACCCGCAGGCCTGGCTGCTGTCCCTGGGCGAGGCCGCGGGGGGCGGTCTGCTGGAGGGCGTGCAGGCCATCGGCGTCTCCGCGCAGCAGAACGCGCTGATCCCACTGGACGCACAGGGCAACACCGTGCGTCCGGCCATGGTCGGCGGCGACAAGCGGGCGCAGGTCGCGGCGGCCGATCTGGTCGACGCGCTCGGCGGCCGGGAGGCCTGGGCGCAGGCGGTGGGGTGTGTGCCGCAGGCCGCGCAGCCGGTCACCAAGCTGCGCTGGCTCGCCAAGAGCGAACCGGAGAACGCGCTGCGCACGGCCACCCTGCTCCAGGCCCACGACTGGCTGGTGTGGCAGTTGCTCGGACGGCCCGTGCGCAGGACCACCGACCGCGGCGGGGCCTCCGGCACCGGGTACTGGTCCGCCGCCACCGGCGGCTACCGGCCCGACCTGGTCGAGCTGGCGCTCGGCCACCAGGCGATGCTGCCCGAGGTGATCGGCCCGTCCGACGCGGCCGGTACGACGCCGGAGGGGCTGCTGATCTCCGCCGGGACCGGGGAGACCATGGCCGCCGCGTTCGGGCTGGGGATCGGGCTGGGTGACGCCGTCGTGTCGCTCGGGGCCTCCGGGTCCGTGATGGCCGTGCACCCGGAGGCGCTCGCCGACCAGTCCGGGATGATCACCTCGCTCGCCGACGCGACCGGTATGCACCTGCCGGTCGTCACCACCCTCAACGCCGTACGCACCCTGCGCGGCGCCGCCGAACTCCTCGGCCTGCCGGATCTGGAGAGCCTGTCCGACCTGGCGATGAAGTCGACGCCGGGGTCCCATGGGCTGGTCCTGCTCCCCTACCTGGAAGGCGAGCGGACGCCGCATCTGCCGCACACCGCGGGCACGCTCGCCGGGCTGCGGCGCGAGTCGATGAAGCCGGAGCATCTGGCGCGGGCCGCGTTCGAGGGCATGCTGTGCGGACTGGCCGACGCGCTGGACGTGCTGCGCGGGCGGGGCGTGGATGTGCGACGGATCTTCCTGCTCGGCCCGGCCGCCGAACTGACCGCCGTGCAGGCCGCGGCGCCCTCGCTGTTCGGCGTGCAGGTCGTCGTGCCGCAGCCCGCCGACTACGCGGCGATCGGCGCGGCCCGGCAGGCCGCCTGGGCGCTCGGTGTGTCGCAGGGCACACTCGACCCGCGCAACCCGCCGGCCTGGCAGGGTGCGGCGGCGCAGGTTCTGGAGCCGGGCGACGACCTGGCCGTGGGGCAGGCCGTACGGCAGCAGTTCGTGGCGGTGCGGGAGCAGACTCATCCGGGGGCGTTCCGGGTCTGA
- a CDS encoding GMC oxidoreductase, with protein MTVTTTGCAVDGRRYDVIVVGSGWAGSLVARHLGRQGWQVLVLEAGNGGTETWAGYQDSVDTFSSAVIKVPNAAYRPNAAAPFPDVLDLHPTAEPPGYTATGHFVQTGPLPYGTDYVRALGGAAMHWLGAIPRMHPEDYATRDRYRYGRNWPVTAGEMERHVREAELLIGSAGDATAQWRLGVVPDPDYEYPMEEIPWSHQDWMFQDRLDGRAVRDVVAGEDYTLRVYGLPQGRNSTPNPLFAGGRGYRPRGAVGLPNFGERCVGNSSCTPICPVQAKSSPLRLQQDFTDSVHLATRCVVSRVLPGRGDSVRGVEFREYGDPATPVSTPYTAEADIVVLAAHAIENAVLLLASEMANSSGYVGCHLMDHPTMLAWARMPQGEPVGPFRGPGHTTGLECFRFGAGRGRRAPFRIEIGNWGWGWATGAPFSNVGAMLGLGGDAKGEIKEEGIFGPELRHRLGDEINRQVQLQIAVEQHADPANRVTIDPRGHRDGVGNPRPILHYDLDKQVRDGVFAARKVSQQIFAALGVEKDFTDHGPQGGVAPLGHFRHQVEPGGEVLDLAYHGAGHGAGTHIMGSRPGSSVVDSYQRTHDHPNLFAVGCGSMPSIGTSNPTLTMAALALRSAEKIHRDLAELHQPVTHATEGTR; from the coding sequence ATGACCGTGACCACAACGGGCTGCGCCGTCGACGGCCGCCGCTACGACGTCATCGTCGTCGGCAGCGGCTGGGCCGGCAGTCTCGTCGCCCGGCACCTCGGCAGGCAGGGCTGGCAGGTCCTGGTGCTGGAAGCCGGCAACGGCGGCACCGAGACCTGGGCCGGCTACCAGGACTCCGTCGACACCTTCTCCTCGGCGGTGATCAAGGTGCCCAACGCCGCCTATCGGCCCAACGCGGCAGCGCCCTTCCCGGACGTCCTCGACCTGCACCCCACCGCCGAGCCGCCCGGCTACACCGCCACCGGACACTTCGTGCAGACCGGCCCGCTGCCTTACGGCACCGACTACGTCCGCGCGCTCGGCGGCGCGGCGATGCACTGGCTGGGCGCGATCCCGCGGATGCACCCGGAGGACTACGCGACCCGCGACCGCTACCGCTACGGGCGCAACTGGCCCGTGACGGCGGGCGAGATGGAGCGCCACGTGCGCGAGGCGGAGCTGCTCATCGGCTCCGCGGGCGACGCGACCGCGCAGTGGCGCCTCGGGGTCGTACCGGACCCCGACTACGAGTACCCGATGGAGGAGATCCCCTGGAGCCACCAGGACTGGATGTTCCAGGACAGACTCGACGGCAGGGCCGTACGGGACGTCGTGGCCGGCGAGGACTACACGCTGCGGGTGTACGGGCTGCCGCAGGGCCGCAACAGCACCCCCAACCCGCTCTTCGCGGGCGGCCGCGGCTACCGCCCGCGCGGTGCCGTCGGACTGCCCAACTTCGGCGAGCGGTGCGTGGGCAACTCCAGCTGCACCCCGATCTGTCCGGTGCAGGCCAAGTCCTCACCGCTCAGGCTCCAGCAGGACTTCACCGACTCGGTCCACCTCGCCACCCGCTGCGTGGTCAGCCGGGTGCTGCCGGGCCGCGGAGACTCCGTGCGCGGCGTGGAGTTCCGCGAGTACGGCGATCCGGCCACCCCCGTGAGCACCCCGTACACCGCCGAGGCCGACATCGTCGTCCTGGCCGCGCACGCCATCGAGAACGCCGTGCTGCTGCTCGCCTCCGAGATGGCCAACAGCAGCGGTTACGTGGGATGCCACCTCATGGACCACCCCACCATGCTGGCCTGGGCGAGGATGCCGCAGGGCGAGCCCGTCGGACCGTTCCGCGGTCCCGGACACACCACGGGCCTGGAGTGCTTCCGGTTCGGCGCAGGACGCGGCAGGCGTGCCCCGTTCCGCATCGAGATCGGCAACTGGGGCTGGGGCTGGGCGACCGGCGCCCCCTTCAGCAACGTCGGCGCCATGCTGGGACTCGGCGGCGACGCCAAGGGGGAGATCAAGGAAGAGGGGATCTTCGGCCCCGAACTGCGCCACCGGCTGGGCGACGAGATCAACCGCCAGGTACAGCTCCAGATCGCCGTCGAGCAGCACGCCGACCCCGCCAACCGGGTCACCATCGACCCGCGCGGACACCGCGACGGCGTGGGCAATCCCCGGCCCATCCTCCACTACGACCTCGACAAACAGGTCCGGGACGGTGTCTTCGCCGCCCGCAAGGTCTCCCAGCAGATCTTCGCCGCGCTCGGCGTGGAGAAGGACTTCACCGACCACGGCCCGCAGGGCGGCGTCGCCCCCCTCGGCCACTTCCGGCATCAGGTCGAACCGGGCGGCGAGGTGCTGGACCTGGCCTACCACGGTGCCGGGCACGGCGCGGGCACGCACATCATGGGATCCCGGCCGGGCTCGTCCGTGGTCGACTCCTACCAGCGCACCCACGACCACCCCAACCTGTTCGCCGTGGGCTGCGGCAGCATGCCCTCCATCGGCACCAGCAATCCCACGCTCACCATGGCCGCGCTCGCCCTGCGCAGCGCCGAGAAGATCCACCGCGACCTGGCCGAGCTGCACCAGCCGGTCACCCATGCGACGGAGGGCACCCGATGA
- a CDS encoding PadR family transcriptional regulator translates to MSSLPGQTNRRRRPTARGHQAISHGTLCPAIKRMEKAGLPRREAQPGIAAAPRHVLSLTDEGLDEPSSFFYRGDKPLAAAEVDDPFRQGVPLIARATSKAEKAWLDRTIAELECGA, encoded by the coding sequence GTGTCGTCGTTGCCGGGGCAGACGAACCGTCGCCGACGTCCGACGGCACGGGGGCACCAGGCGATCAGCCATGGCACGCTGTGCCCGGCGATCAAGCGCATGGAGAAGGCGGGCCTGCCGCGGCGCGAGGCGCAGCCAGGGATCGCCGCCGCTCCGCGTCATGTACTGAGCCTGACCGACGAAGGCCTCGACGAGCCGAGCAGCTTCTTCTACCGGGGCGACAAGCCTCTCGCGGCGGCCGAGGTCGACGACCCCTTCCGGCAGGGTGTGCCGCTGATCGCGCGTGCGACGTCCAAGGCCGAGAAGGCCTGGCTGGATCGGACGATCGCCGAACTGGAGTGCGGCGCCTGA
- a CDS encoding ABC transporter ATP-binding protein, with amino-acid sequence MLIRLLRTYLRPYKKPIAVLVLLQFLQTCATLYLPTLNAHIIDKGVVKGDTGYILSFGGLMIAISLVQVVCNIGAVYYGARTASALGRDVRAAVFDRVQSFSSREVGHFGAPSLITRTTNDVQQVQMLALMTFTLMVSAPIMCVGGIVLALGLDVPLSGVLVAVVPVLGISVTLIVRRLRPLFRSMQVRLDTVNRVLREQITGNRVIRAFVRDEYEMGRFGKANADLTEMQLATGRMLALMFPIVMTVVNVSSIAVVWFGAHRIDSGEMQIGDLTAFLAYLMQIVMSVMMATFMFMMVPRAEVCAERIQEVLGTDSSVVPPLSPVIELRRHGHLEIRGVGFRYPGAEEPVLKSIDLTARPGETTAVIGSTGSGKSTLLGLVPRLFDATEGEVLVDGVDVQEVEPLLLAKTVGLVPQKPYLFAGTVATNLRYGNPDATDEELWHALEVAQAKGFVQKLEGGLNAPISQGGTNVSGGQRQRLAIARTLVQRPEIYLFDDSFSALDYATDAALRSALAEETAEATVVIVAQRVATIRDADRIVVLDEGRVVGSGRHHELMAANETYREIVLSQLTEAEAA; translated from the coding sequence GTGCTCATACGACTTCTGCGGACCTATCTCAGGCCCTACAAGAAACCCATAGCCGTCCTGGTGCTGCTGCAGTTCCTGCAGACCTGCGCCACCCTCTATCTGCCCACTCTGAACGCGCACATCATCGACAAGGGTGTCGTGAAGGGCGACACGGGTTACATCCTGTCCTTCGGCGGCCTGATGATCGCCATCTCGCTGGTACAGGTCGTGTGCAACATCGGCGCCGTGTACTACGGCGCCCGGACCGCCTCGGCACTCGGCCGGGACGTGCGCGCCGCCGTCTTCGACCGGGTGCAGTCCTTCTCCTCCCGTGAGGTGGGCCACTTCGGGGCGCCCTCGCTCATCACCCGTACGACGAACGACGTACAGCAGGTCCAGATGCTGGCCCTGATGACCTTCACCCTGATGGTGTCGGCGCCCATCATGTGCGTCGGCGGGATCGTGCTGGCGCTCGGCCTGGATGTGCCGCTGTCCGGGGTGCTGGTCGCGGTGGTGCCGGTGCTCGGCATCTCCGTGACGCTGATCGTGCGCCGGCTGCGGCCGCTGTTCCGGTCCATGCAGGTCCGCCTCGACACGGTGAACCGGGTGCTGCGCGAGCAGATCACCGGCAACCGGGTGATCCGCGCCTTCGTCCGGGACGAGTACGAGATGGGCCGGTTCGGCAAGGCGAACGCCGATCTGACCGAGATGCAGCTTGCCACCGGCCGGATGCTCGCGCTGATGTTCCCGATCGTCATGACCGTGGTGAACGTGTCGTCGATCGCGGTGGTGTGGTTCGGCGCACACCGCATCGACAGCGGCGAGATGCAGATCGGTGACCTGACCGCGTTCCTCGCCTATCTGATGCAGATCGTCATGTCCGTGATGATGGCCACCTTCATGTTCATGATGGTGCCGCGCGCGGAGGTGTGCGCCGAGCGCATCCAGGAGGTCCTGGGGACCGACTCCAGCGTGGTGCCGCCGCTTTCGCCGGTCATCGAGCTGCGCCGGCACGGGCATCTGGAGATCCGGGGCGTGGGCTTCCGCTATCCGGGTGCCGAGGAGCCGGTGCTGAAGTCCATCGACCTGACGGCCCGGCCGGGCGAGACGACCGCCGTGATCGGCTCGACCGGCAGCGGCAAGTCGACACTGCTCGGGCTGGTCCCGCGGCTCTTCGACGCCACCGAGGGCGAGGTGCTCGTCGACGGCGTGGACGTCCAGGAGGTCGAGCCGCTGCTGCTCGCCAAGACCGTCGGACTCGTACCGCAGAAGCCGTATCTGTTCGCGGGCACCGTCGCGACCAATCTGCGCTACGGCAATCCGGACGCCACCGACGAGGAGTTGTGGCACGCGCTGGAGGTGGCACAGGCCAAGGGCTTCGTGCAGAAGCTGGAGGGCGGGCTGAACGCGCCGATCTCGCAGGGCGGCACCAACGTTTCCGGCGGCCAGCGCCAGCGCCTGGCCATCGCCCGCACCCTCGTCCAGCGTCCCGAGATCTACCTCTTCGACGACTCCTTCTCCGCGCTCGACTACGCCACCGACGCGGCGCTGCGCTCCGCGCTCGCCGAGGAGACCGCCGAGGCCACCGTGGTGATCGTCGCCCAGCGGGTGGCGACCATCCGGGACGCCGACCGGATCGTCGTCCTGGACGAGGGCCGGGTGGTCGGCTCCGGCCGGCACCACGAGCTGATGGCGGCCAATGAAACCTACCGGGAGATCGTGCTCTCCCAGCTGACGGAAGCGGAGGCTGCCTGA
- a CDS encoding RICIN domain-containing protein: MTTKPTPHGPGRRTMGAFVAVALAALATSVSPLTAGTAHADTSALAGLSLSPRLTQGDGLAPSLDLAKDSPDYRTGIVINKTPIANWSFLPNGDGSFLIRNDKTQKCIDFDTDNNHLVEPVYCDQNNSKQNWYLQPSGSGDGYYLIRNVNTNKCMDVFGGSGNDGTTVGIYDCRGGGNQEWIIGPTPSPGATGPTLTDLATEYALKQCSNASSVIKSCDYTVTGDSVATVGNLQRVSSNVWNNSTDVGDRTITWTQTSSQTNTVGSSITVTSEVGINVEFVTVKVSSAISARYEHSWTQTDTVSDANKISVKPNNYSWAMRGQLMKTVTGHWTFTNDLGDKWSGDGTATVPAKDGTDNHSSNLVLCTSDSTAQVCVDNR; this comes from the coding sequence ATGACCACCAAGCCGACCCCCCACGGGCCGGGGCGGCGGACGATGGGCGCGTTCGTCGCCGTCGCCCTCGCCGCCCTCGCCACCTCGGTGTCTCCGCTGACGGCCGGAACGGCCCACGCGGACACCTCCGCCCTGGCGGGCCTGTCCCTGTCGCCGCGCCTGACCCAGGGCGACGGCCTTGCGCCGTCGTTGGACCTGGCGAAGGACTCGCCGGACTACCGGACCGGAATCGTCATCAACAAGACGCCGATAGCGAACTGGAGTTTCCTGCCCAACGGTGACGGGAGTTTCCTGATCCGCAACGACAAGACGCAGAAGTGCATCGATTTCGACACCGACAACAACCACCTCGTCGAGCCGGTGTACTGCGACCAGAACAACAGCAAGCAGAACTGGTACCTGCAGCCCTCGGGCAGTGGTGACGGCTACTACCTCATCCGGAACGTCAACACCAACAAGTGCATGGACGTGTTCGGGGGAAGCGGCAACGACGGCACGACGGTCGGCATCTACGACTGCCGTGGCGGCGGCAACCAGGAGTGGATCATCGGCCCCACGCCCAGCCCGGGGGCCACCGGCCCCACCCTCACGGACCTGGCCACCGAGTACGCCCTGAAGCAGTGCAGCAACGCTTCCAGCGTCATCAAGTCGTGCGACTACACGGTCACCGGCGACAGCGTGGCAACGGTGGGGAACCTGCAGCGGGTCAGCTCCAACGTGTGGAACAACAGCACCGACGTCGGGGACCGGACCATCACCTGGACGCAGACCTCGTCCCAGACCAACACGGTGGGCAGCTCCATCACCGTCACCAGCGAGGTCGGGATCAACGTCGAATTCGTCACCGTCAAGGTCAGCAGCGCGATCAGCGCACGCTACGAGCACTCCTGGACGCAGACCGACACCGTGAGCGACGCGAACAAGATATCCGTGAAGCCGAACAACTACAGCTGGGCCATGCGGGGCCAGCTGATGAAGACGGTGACGGGTCACTGGACGTTCACCAACGACCTTGGTGACAAGTGGTCGGGCGATGGCACCGCCACCGTCCCCGCCAAGGACGGCACCGACAATCACAGCAGCAACCTGGTGCTGTGCACGAGTGACAGCACCGCTCAGGTGTGCGTCGACAACCGGTGA